A stretch of DNA from Ricinus communis isolate WT05 ecotype wild-type chromosome 4, ASM1957865v1, whole genome shotgun sequence:
GATTTTAAATTCCACCATTTggattgaatataaaataccTGAAAAGATAGGGTAATCTTtgagtaaataatattttaccaaTCCATGTTGAACTTTCtcacttaaaatttaaaactaagcTGTCTTCGTGTTGTTAAGAAATGAAACAAAGAGCCAAACAGCAGATATTAGATCAACACTATCCAAAAAATGATTCAAACTATATATCCGCTTAATTTAGAGTTATACACAAACAGAATCACCCGGCAAAAGCTGTTATAAATCCAAAAAGCAATCACACAATTCAACCCTGCACTTGTCCAATTGGCAAACAACAACAGATAGCCTAGAAAATTCATAGCATTACCTTCAACCAGAACCGACGATGATGTTGTTGATCGGGATAAAGATCAGCTTCACGAAGAATCCGACGAATCCCATCACCACGAAACCGATTGCAGTACGGAACGCGACCTTCGTGAATTCTGAAAAGCGAGAAGcaatcaaaatttcaaaaaccAAACAAAAACAGATCCAAGGGAATTTGATAGAGATGGTTACCTTTGCGATCGGGTTTGTGGCACCTCTTAACGAGGCGGACACTGTCCTTGGCGAAATCTCTGAGAGGATCAAACACGTTATCTAAGGCATCCATTTCGGTCACTTGCAAGCAGAAACCCTAGATCTAATTTCTTTAGTAATTGAAGATGAGAGAGATACCGAAGCGGACACGTTTTTTGCGAGTGCTGTAGACTTTTTCAGGTCAAATACGGAAGACACAGagaagatatttattttttatttttcttttttctgtatTGGACGAAAATACCTGTTTTTGAGTAGTGGACTGGACCTGTTTGCAAATAGGGCTGAGGAGTTTCATTCAATTCCTAGCCCAGCTCCATCCAAACAATCagattaattatagaaaaaaatattaagaatattcatattatttttcatctttttataaaatttatagtttatttatcaaatattttagaatttttgattgatttttaaaaaaaacagctagtaaattatcaaaaattatacagtaaaaatatcattaattttatcatatttcaaatTTCCCTTATCTATATTAAATCTTATAGGTTGTTGATTAGACgtgtttctttattattataagcaTTAAGTTATTAGATAAGAACAacattctatatataatttctgtGTTAAgagtaaaaggaaaaaacttATTGCCTTTGTTCCAAATCGCTACAAATGATAAATGTGGctataaactaaataatgaCAATTAAATTCAGTTAACTTCCTCATGAATCATGATGAAACCTTCCTTTCAGGAATAAAGACGAGTGTTGGTAAATCCATACATTAGGGAATCGTGATTATTGTAATCTTCAGGTTCCTTGTTGATCATGCACCAATTAAAGTCTTCAAGCACAATCAAAATAgtcccaaaaagaaaaagaaaaagaaaaaaaaaaaaaaaaaaaagagaaggaaagagaaaacaaacaaatgaTGCAGAAAATTGATTGGAGTCAAAAGTACCCTTCATGGACAGCTAACTTTCAAGATTAGCACGGAAGGATGCCGAAAGCAAGCCTTCATTTCAATTCAAAGAAAGAGCATGTGAAATACTCTCGATGGGTAAAAGAGTACTTACTGATCAAACTACTTAACTAAGCCTTGCTCCTGTTGTTTTTCGGTTGATCGtattaacaaaacaaaaagaaaaagcaagcAACATTTAAAAAAGTTCCAGCAAAACCACTCAGATTATCAATCAAGAAACTGCACATTAGATATAATTAGGCAATTCATGGCAGCGATGGTATTGGCTGCTACAAAATGAAGTTAAAAAAGTTTCAATTAAGTTTCTAGTTAACCCATTACAATTAAAGGTAGTTTCGACAAATAATAGCAGGCAATCACATTAAAGATTGGAAGCAAGCAAAAATCCAAGTAGCATTAGCTCAGGCCAATTGCCTTCTGCTGCACCACCCAACACCACTATGTCTGAGTTCAGCTTATTAACTGCACAAAACAGTATGCAATACAACGTTACATTTCATTAACAAGAACTGAGAAATCTGCAAGTTCCACAGAATTTCAACAATagaaatttctattatttttaaacatgACATACAGTATTAAGTACAAGAAGATATTGATGTTCTCAgctcaatttattatttattggttTGATCTATGACCAACAGGCAAGAGAACAATCATTCTAGAAATGAAGTATTTTGACAGAAGACGTGATTTTCACAGAACCACCAACAAGAAGGGCAGAAATTAGAAACAAAAGCAGACATACTTCCCAAGATACTCAAAAGAAATTCCGACTTAATGTGACAAGCAAAGGAAAACAGCCTGATAAGTTGATCAGTTTAGGgagaaaattcaaatatatagAATCCATATGAGCACTGTGTATTTCACCTTATCTCTAGAATAATGAACAAAAACATCATTTTCCTCCAATAGTACTCATCCTAAACTTCTTTGACATAAATGTAAAGAGCAATCTCACTGCGACAAAGTGGGTTACATGTTATAGACAGAGAGTATCCACTCTTTGAGATGTGAAAGAAGTGCTGCCAGTGCCACTATTAATCTAGGATCTCATTTCAAGTCAGACTAACTAATCACATCAAAATTCTGCATACGAATGACAAGAAGAAGGGATAAGGCTGGTCTTCCC
This window harbors:
- the LOC8269222 gene encoding protein transport protein Sec61 subunit gamma, encoding MDALDNVFDPLRDFAKDSVRLVKRCHKPDRKEFTKVAFRTAIGFVVMGFVGFFVKLIFIPINNIIVGSG